GGAAGCCGCATTTTTACCGCACCGCCCCTTAAGATCAGCGCCTCATCCTCCGCCACCTTCACAATCGTACGGACACTTCCTTCCTCCAGCACTTCCTCATACTGCAGAAATGAAGCAGCTTCCTTTTGATAGTATCGGCCAAACACCGTCAATTCAAAAGTCTCCTGCTCATCTATCGTCGTTTTCACCTTAATTTTCACCGGAATTTCATGGTTTGCCAAACGCAATTGCACTTCCTTATAGTATTTTTACACAAAGTCTGCCCTTATTTCTGCAAAAACCGATTTACAATATGCAACAAATGGAGTTTATTTGTGAAATTTTACGGTTTATTTGTGAAACCCCACGATTTATTTGCGAAACTTCATGATTTATTTGCGAAACAACCCTATTTATTTGCGAACCATAATTTTTTTAAAAGGAATCTTTGATTGCTCGCTTACTTTATTCTAGCCCTATCATTAACTTGGGTACATTATCGCATACTTTCCCTATTATACATTGTTACTATGCAAATCAAAAGATGCCTGCCCCAATGGGACAGGCACCAACTTGAAAGATTATTTCACCCAACCTAGCAACATTTCACGAATTAATTTGCTCGCTGTGTTCGCAGTTTGCTCTGATGGATCGTAAATCGGCGCAACCTCAACAAGGTCACCGCCGACCACCTTTACCTCTGAACGAGCAATTTCATGAATCGAGGCAAGCAGCTCTTTCGACGTGATTCCTCCGCAATCGACGGTACCTGTTCCAGGCGCATGCGCCGGGTCAAGCACATCGATATCGATTGTTACATAAACCGGACGCCCGGC
The DNA window shown above is from Neobacillus sp. WH10 and carries:
- a CDS encoding DUF1934 domain-containing protein, whose amino-acid sequence is MANHEIPVKIKVKTTIDEQETFELTVFGRYYQKEAASFLQYEEVLEEGSVRTIVKVAEDEALILRGGAVKMRLPFRLHKKMRGSYEMPFGTFETLTMAKKIEHSDGLIDILYDFTMQGSPGGTYHLEITFQEEQK